In Candidatus Zixiibacteriota bacterium, a single genomic region encodes these proteins:
- a CDS encoding single-stranded DNA-binding protein, which translates to MASVNKAILIGNLGKDPDLRYTPSGVAVCTFSIATTEKWKDKNTNEMKETTTWHNIVLWRRQAEIAKEYLQKGSPVYIEGRIQTRSYDDKEGNKKWITEIVGDRLQLLGRRGEAPEPSSAPGPEAQEAPPLTEEDDDLPF; encoded by the coding sequence ATGGCGTCGGTTAACAAAGCGATTTTGATTGGCAATCTGGGCAAGGACCCAGATCTGCGGTATACGCCCTCCGGTGTGGCGGTGTGCACTTTTTCCATCGCGACGACGGAAAAGTGGAAGGACAAGAACACCAACGAAATGAAAGAGACGACCACCTGGCACAATATTGTGTTATGGCGGCGGCAGGCGGAGATCGCCAAAGAGTATCTTCAGAAAGGCTCCCCGGTTTACATCGAGGGGCGGATTCAGACCCGGAGCTACGACGACAAGGAAGGCAACAAAAAGTGGATCACAGAAATCGTCGGTGACCGACTGCAGTTGCTGGGACGCCGCGGTGAGGCGCCCGAGCCGAGTAGCGCGCCGGGACCGGAGGCTCAAGAAGCACCGCCGCTGACGGAAGAGGATGACGACCTCCCGTTCTAA